One genomic window of Deinococcus reticulitermitis includes the following:
- a CDS encoding YggS family pyridoxal phosphate-dependent enzyme: MSLPEILAGIRRAEAQAGRLPGSVRLVAVTKGHPLAEIREKVLSYGAFPLAENRGQELRDKLAALTEHGLDAAELEWHFIGPVQRNKVKYLRGVRLIHSVEDAEQARAIAEAAAKWGQAPAVLLQRHNGEAQKHGALPEALPGLLREVREAGLDVRGLMVMAPYGQPEAARRVFEETAAQARALELPELSMGMSDDYPAAIAAGSTLVRVGTRLFS; this comes from the coding sequence GTGAGCCTGCCGGAGATCCTCGCGGGCATCCGCCGCGCGGAAGCGCAAGCGGGGCGCCTTCCCGGCAGCGTGCGACTCGTCGCGGTGACCAAGGGCCACCCGCTCGCCGAGATCCGCGAGAAGGTGCTCTCGTACGGCGCCTTCCCGCTTGCCGAGAACCGGGGGCAGGAGCTGCGCGACAAGCTCGCGGCGCTGACCGAGCACGGCCTGGACGCGGCGGAACTCGAGTGGCACTTTATCGGGCCGGTGCAGCGCAACAAGGTCAAATACCTGCGCGGCGTGCGCCTGATTCATTCGGTCGAGGACGCTGAGCAGGCGCGTGCCATCGCCGAGGCCGCCGCGAAGTGGGGACAGGCGCCGGCCGTGCTGCTCCAGCGCCACAACGGCGAGGCGCAGAAACACGGCGCCCTTCCGGAGGCGCTGCCGGGGCTGTTGCGCGAGGTGCGGGAGGCAGGTCTGGACGTGCGCGGGCTGATGGTGATGGCCCCGTATGGTCAGCCGGAGGCGGCGCGGCGCGTGTTCGAGGAAACGGCGGCGCAGGCCCGCGCGCTGGAATTGCCCGAGCTCAGCATGGGCATGAGTGACGATTACCCGGCAGCGATCGCGGCGGGCTCGACCCTGGTGCGGGTGGGCACGCGGCTCTTTTCATGA
- the tpiA gene encoding triose-phosphate isomerase, with the protein MKTLLALNWKMNKTPSEARSWAHELSEKYEPVPGVELAVMAPALSLSVLAANLPAGVGFGGQDVSEHESGAYTGEISAAMLADVGARYVVIGHSERREYHLETDAQVAAKAQRAQANGLTPIVCVGEKLDVREAGKQVPFTLAQLRASLAGVGEDLVVAYEPVWAIGTGKTATAQDAEEMAAEIRETLRELYGEGASEIRVLYGGSVKPDNIAEICGQPNVNGALVGGASLKVPDVLGMNDALR; encoded by the coding sequence GTGAAAACCCTGCTGGCCCTGAACTGGAAGATGAACAAGACGCCGTCTGAAGCCCGCTCGTGGGCGCACGAACTGAGCGAGAAATACGAGCCGGTCCCGGGCGTGGAACTCGCGGTGATGGCGCCGGCGCTCAGCCTCTCCGTGCTCGCGGCCAACTTGCCCGCCGGAGTGGGGTTCGGCGGGCAGGACGTCTCGGAGCACGAGTCGGGCGCCTACACGGGCGAGATCAGCGCTGCGATGCTCGCCGACGTGGGCGCCCGCTACGTGGTGATTGGTCACTCCGAGCGCCGCGAGTATCACCTTGAAACCGACGCGCAGGTGGCGGCCAAGGCGCAACGGGCGCAGGCGAACGGCCTGACGCCCATCGTGTGTGTCGGTGAGAAGCTGGACGTGCGCGAGGCGGGTAAGCAGGTGCCCTTCACGCTCGCGCAGCTGCGTGCGAGCCTCGCGGGGGTGGGTGAGGACCTGGTGGTGGCCTACGAACCGGTGTGGGCGATCGGCACAGGCAAAACGGCCACGGCTCAGGACGCCGAGGAGATGGCGGCGGAGATCCGGGAGACGCTGCGCGAGCTGTACGGCGAGGGGGCGAGCGAGATCCGCGTGCTCTACGGCGGCAGCGTCAAGCCCGACAACATTGCCGAGATCTGCGGCCAGCCCAACGTGAACGGCGCACTGGTGGGCGGCGCGAGCCTCAAGGTACCGGACGTACTGGGGATGAATGACGCGCTGAGGTAA
- a CDS encoding DivIVA domain-containing protein, producing MTTPTDPHALHASSHLTPRDISGQTFPSKVSGYDKAAVRAYLETAARRVEDLLREQRTLSERCAGLERELAQKKEAEDEIRRVIVSAERMAQDLRESAAREAELLIEGARLREREWEGGHERRMAEADRQHQDRLGELEIAFRSRHAELERDHHERILAREREHAERLAELERQFAGRYHELTGRLTEARQEYGQFLSGYRALLRSFGELSGRHALPGDAAHLPALESFSAPAITPVGEDLYLPQEQTWTLPESGHLTDLPPELAAALFGAAPELAQVPEVPAGKDARSVHKGSAEERTVGVLSGAEQTEP from the coding sequence ATGACGACGCCCACAGATCCCCACGCCCTGCACGCCAGCAGCCACCTCACGCCCCGCGACATCAGCGGCCAGACTTTCCCGAGTAAGGTGAGCGGCTACGACAAGGCCGCCGTGCGCGCCTACCTGGAGACGGCAGCGCGGCGTGTCGAGGACCTCTTGCGTGAGCAGCGCACCTTGAGCGAGCGCTGCGCGGGGCTCGAGCGCGAGCTCGCGCAGAAAAAAGAAGCCGAGGACGAGATCCGGCGCGTGATCGTCTCGGCCGAGCGCATGGCGCAGGACCTGCGCGAGAGCGCGGCGCGCGAGGCTGAGCTGCTGATCGAGGGCGCCAGGCTACGCGAGCGCGAGTGGGAAGGCGGGCACGAGCGCCGGATGGCGGAGGCCGACCGGCAGCATCAAGACCGGCTCGGCGAACTCGAGATTGCCTTTCGCAGCCGGCACGCCGAGCTCGAGCGCGATCACCACGAGCGCATCCTCGCCCGGGAGCGCGAGCACGCCGAGCGCCTTGCCGAGCTCGAACGGCAATTTGCGGGGCGCTATCACGAACTCACCGGGCGCCTGACCGAGGCTCGGCAGGAATACGGCCAGTTCCTGAGCGGTTACCGCGCCCTGCTGCGCTCCTTTGGAGAACTGAGTGGGCGCCACGCCCTGCCGGGAGACGCGGCGCACCTGCCCGCGCTGGAGAGCTTCTCGGCCCCGGCAATCACGCCGGTGGGGGAAGACCTCTACCTGCCGCAGGAGCAGACCTGGACGCTGCCCGAGTCCGGCCATCTCACCGACCTCCCGCCCGAGCTCGCGGCGGCGCTGTTCGGGGCCGCGCCGGAGCTGGCCCAGGTTCCGGAGGTGCCGGCCGGCAAGGATGCGCGCTCCGTTCACAAAGGCAGCGCCGAGGAGCGCACGGTGGGCGTCCTCAGCGGAGCGGAGCAGACAGAGCCGTAG